In Ardenticatenales bacterium, a single genomic region encodes these proteins:
- a CDS encoding SDR family NAD(P)-dependent oxidoreductase — MLDANYSVPDGAVAIIGMAGQFPGARTVGEFWRNLTRGVKSIQTLSDEELAAVGVPLELQNNPDYVKKASVLADIELFDAAFFGFTPREAESVDPQTRLFLQCAWTALEDAGHNPETYGGLIGTFAGKGFPLYMWRNLTTNPEFVQLVGELQVNIHNENDSLAPIVAYRMDLKGPSVSVQSFCSTSMLAIHLAYQSLSAFECDMAIAGGAAITSLPQGAGYLYQEGGIVSPDGECRSFDADANGSIMGSGVGAVVLKRLEDALEDKDHIYAVIRGSATNNDGIMRVGYTAPGLNGQAAVISEAMGVAGTKAETISYIETHGTGTPLGDSIELAAMMQAFALQTDQKGFCAIGSVKPNVGHLDRASGVANLIKATLALHHKLLPPSLNFEKPNPEIELENSPFYVNTTLQPWRSNGNWPRRAGVSSFGLGGTNVHLVLEEAPPPPPPGAARPYQPLLFSAKTEGALEVTTSNLVDYLQQNPESSLADIAFTLQVGRVAFNHRRMVVCADSQDGARALSLADPQRVLTANQTFRDRPVVFMFPGVGDHYVGMGQELYQTEPVFREWVDTCCDILQSFLEIDLREVLYPQRDKPIRKQSLAQVKPNLRGMLSQQYQDIQANPLSRTVLAQPAMFVVEYALAQLLMSWGIQPAAMIGYSLGEYTAACLADVLSLPDALMLVARRARLIEALDKGSMLTAALPFADIRPFLDDDISLAGELTPTTCVLAGPPQAIAALQERLTAKDIVCRPLPTTHAFHSAMMTPIIGDLAALLQTVTLNPPQIPYVSNVTGDWITDAEATDPTYWTRHLCQPVQFAAGTKALLQTSEQFFLELGPGQALGSFVKQHPACKPEQRQLMASMLPHAYDNMPALAFALSTLGRMWLSGVEVDWNGFYQHETRQRLSLPTYPFARLRYWIEAKEGVSFNATGASSPPAVATKKKADLADWFYKPVWRITELPPMPAQRKIPTRWLFFDAGNGLGEQLAARVAQKGSIAIRVIAGEQFAQLSDTLFSIRPNQPADYFSLIRTLRTRNQVPEKIVHLWNTSPDHPPTLQGAARFAAAQPYGFYSLIYLTQALSEQNINDPLEIVAVSANAQPVMDTEAPYPERATILGACRAILQEGLTMTCRTIDIDEASLRATLPETAAALFVELTAPSTDLETAYRRGIRFTREHEPVRLEKQSHSALRHKGTYLITGGLGGVGLILSEYLSQTYQANLVLVGHSPLPPREKWASWLDSHNKTDVTSHRIRRIQAIEAKGGRVLFAQADVGNKAQMEQVITEAVAQFGKIDGVLHAAGISHSRAFDSIQRIRPRQCEWHFQPKIYGLYVLDELLSNQKLDFFMLFSSLSSVLGGLTFTAYTAANIFMDAFTYQHNRTAQTKWISVNWDTWRVSANQHEILGKTVAEYEMSPAEGAEAFERILANQVDTHIIESTGDLDERIRQWIKLESLRSEQTTTASGSARPNLGTAYQPASNEYEEKITQVWQSLLGIDKIGIHDNFFDLGGNSLIGLQVIARLKKVLDMQIPVVALFEAPTVSTLARYLQPEQSEPEEDSRQLRLTERRKQARVTIGDSDIAIIGMAGKFPGANDVQTFWDNLCNGVESVTFFSDEELKASGIPETVLQDERYVKARPILSDPGLFDASFFGYSPREAELTDPQHRLFLECAWQALEVAGYDPLNYPGLISVYGGTNVSFYVRQIMNDPTIMATLGEYESSYQLAVGNDIDSLTTTVSYKLNLKGPSLSVQTFCSTSLVGTHLACQSLLQGECDMALAGGVSVRVPVKAGHIYVKGGMESPDGHCRTFDAQADGTLFGDAVGIVVLKRLEDALDDGDVIYGVIKGTAINNDGLMKVGYTAPGVEGQTNVIATALENAGLSAEAIGYIEAHGTATQLGDPIEVTALSKAFRLTTEKRQYCPIGSLKTNMGHLDRASGVAGLIKTTLIVKNGLIPPSLHFEKPNPEIDFANSPFYVNTKLTKWPRNGTPRRAGVSSLGMGGTNAHVIVEEPPHPTISGPSRPWQLLLLSARSETALDKATANLASYLRQNPDTNLPDMAFTLHVGRHPFEHRRMVVVKDGNDALEMLESLNPRRLFSHYQPAINRQIIFMFPGVGDHYPQMGRDLYEGEPLFREIVEQCSQILYPYLGAELVDLLYPPREPDDPSPNGDHGYDLRAMLRRNGQQTSVAAQRLYETALAQPVTFVIEYALARLLMSWGIQPQALIGYSLGEYVAACLAGVLSLDDALRLVAERAQMIQNLPSGQMLAVSLPKEQIQSFLNEEISLAAHVGKGTCVLAGAPEAIARLQTQLGEQEIAVRLLDTTHAFHSHMMLPLTGRLTDLVNMVALNPPRIPYLSNVTGTWITEDQATSPDYWARHMCQPVAFFDSLTVALKNKDTVLLEVGPGQALASFVKQHPDCSREQLSLVLPTMPNAYNHQSSLPFLLGTVGKLWLLGIEPNWSHFYNEETRRRLALPTYPFDYHMYWLEGRPQTGQVAATQTERQPLEDWFYLPTWNQTPPHDAAAPAPDACWLLFTDAHDLGDQLAGWLRARQHPVIIVEAGDAFAQLDERHFVLQPAAFTDYGKLIGHLIEQQLTPTNIVHMWGVTTESLDAIDVNAAGLTLQHSLYSLIGLAKAMGEMDLSSYQLSVIVSHAFRVTGNDAVSAIQAALVGPCKVIPQEYPRVSCRLIDVAVEEPGSWQAQALFNNLLGELTAADFSDRTVALRNDQRWVQAFAGMKLPPLPANKPSRLRPHGVYLITGGLGGIGLAMAEYLAQKARARLVLLGRSPLPERSAWPDILAAKGHESGIGRKIAQVQHLEALGAEVMVIAADVSNETEMAGAMQQILTRFGEIHGIVHAAGLPGIGIMQVKTMAAIATVLAPKVMGTLVLERVCKDLDLDFLALFSSISSVTGGGPGQVDYAAANAFLDAYAWQQVGRRQKTLSIGWNEWQWNAWQEGLEGFGAEVQQAFQANRQKYGISFSEGQEAFARVLARGMPHVIVSPPDFHDVIKGSLTFTVETILEMGRQERQARAKYPRPALGTSYAAPRNEMERTIAAVWEDILGISEIGINDNFFDLGGNSLVGIDLANRLKKELNIAKIPAHVLYEAPSIGELAKYLDQDREEKNISFTERLERGGKRRQAAQRRARK, encoded by the coding sequence ATGCTAGATGCTAACTATTCAGTTCCAGATGGCGCCGTTGCCATTATTGGCATGGCCGGACAGTTCCCAGGTGCGCGCACGGTCGGTGAGTTCTGGCGCAACCTGACGCGCGGCGTCAAGTCAATCCAGACCCTTTCCGACGAAGAACTGGCAGCGGTAGGCGTACCGCTGGAACTGCAAAATAACCCGGATTACGTCAAAAAGGCAAGCGTGCTGGCAGACATAGAACTGTTTGATGCCGCGTTTTTTGGCTTTACGCCGCGCGAGGCGGAAAGCGTCGATCCACAAACACGTCTGTTTCTCCAGTGCGCCTGGACGGCGTTGGAAGATGCCGGCCATAACCCGGAAACCTATGGCGGGTTAATTGGCACATTTGCCGGCAAGGGGTTTCCCCTCTACATGTGGCGCAACCTGACGACGAATCCTGAGTTCGTGCAGCTAGTCGGTGAATTACAGGTAAACATTCACAATGAAAACGACTCGCTGGCCCCTATCGTTGCCTATCGCATGGATTTGAAGGGTCCCAGTGTTTCCGTGCAATCCTTCTGCTCCACCTCGATGCTGGCCATCCATCTGGCCTACCAAAGCCTGTCCGCCTTTGAATGCGATATGGCCATTGCTGGCGGCGCGGCCATCACCTCCCTGCCACAAGGCGCCGGCTATCTTTATCAAGAAGGCGGGATTGTATCCCCTGACGGGGAGTGTCGTTCTTTTGATGCAGATGCCAACGGCAGCATTATGGGCAGCGGCGTCGGCGCCGTGGTGCTAAAACGATTAGAAGACGCATTGGAAGATAAAGACCATATTTATGCCGTCATTCGCGGGTCGGCAACGAACAACGACGGTATCATGCGCGTGGGGTACACGGCGCCAGGCTTAAATGGACAGGCGGCTGTTATTTCCGAAGCGATGGGAGTTGCCGGCACGAAAGCGGAAACCATCAGCTACATCGAGACGCATGGAACCGGCACACCCCTAGGAGATTCCATTGAACTGGCGGCCATGATGCAGGCTTTTGCCCTGCAAACCGATCAGAAGGGTTTTTGCGCGATTGGTTCGGTCAAGCCAAATGTCGGGCATCTGGATCGCGCCTCTGGCGTGGCCAATTTGATCAAAGCAACCCTGGCACTGCATCACAAACTATTGCCCCCCAGCCTGAATTTTGAAAAGCCAAATCCAGAAATCGAACTGGAGAACAGCCCTTTCTACGTAAATACAACGCTGCAACCCTGGCGATCAAACGGAAATTGGCCGCGGCGCGCCGGCGTCAGCTCTTTCGGACTGGGCGGGACGAATGTTCATCTGGTCTTGGAAGAAGCGCCACCGCCGCCCCCGCCCGGCGCCGCGCGCCCTTACCAACCACTCTTGTTTTCGGCCAAGACAGAGGGCGCGCTGGAGGTAACGACCTCCAACCTGGTTGACTACTTGCAGCAAAACCCGGAAAGCAGTCTGGCCGACATTGCCTTCACGTTGCAGGTGGGACGAGTCGCCTTTAATCATAGACGCATGGTGGTTTGCGCCGACAGCCAGGATGGCGCTCGCGCTTTATCGCTGGCCGATCCGCAGCGCGTACTAACGGCTAACCAGACTTTTCGTGACCGCCCCGTCGTCTTCATGTTCCCCGGAGTCGGCGACCACTATGTGGGTATGGGGCAGGAACTGTATCAAACGGAGCCAGTTTTTAGAGAATGGGTTGATACTTGCTGCGACATCTTACAATCTTTTTTGGAGATTGACCTGCGCGAGGTGCTCTATCCCCAGCGAGACAAACCGATCCGGAAGCAGTCCTTAGCCCAGGTAAAGCCCAATTTACGCGGTATGCTAAGTCAGCAATACCAGGACATCCAGGCGAATCCCCTTTCGCGGACGGTTTTAGCCCAGCCCGCTATGTTTGTGGTCGAATACGCGCTGGCGCAGTTGTTAATGAGCTGGGGGATACAACCGGCAGCCATGATTGGTTACAGCCTCGGCGAATACACGGCGGCCTGTCTGGCGGATGTGCTGTCGCTGCCAGATGCGTTGATGCTGGTAGCGCGCCGGGCGCGGTTGATTGAGGCGCTGGACAAAGGCAGCATGTTGACGGCGGCGCTGCCATTCGCAGACATACGCCCATTCCTGGATGACGATATTTCCCTGGCAGGAGAACTTACGCCAACAACTTGCGTCCTCGCCGGCCCTCCCCAGGCAATCGCTGCGCTGCAGGAGCGTTTGACGGCAAAGGATATTGTATGCCGGCCGCTGCCGACCACACACGCTTTCCACTCGGCGATGATGACGCCTATCATTGGCGATCTGGCGGCCTTGTTGCAAACTGTCACGCTGAATCCTCCCCAAATCCCTTATGTGTCCAACGTCACGGGTGACTGGATTACGGACGCGGAGGCCACCGATCCTACCTACTGGACGCGCCATCTTTGCCAGCCCGTGCAATTTGCCGCGGGCACAAAAGCCCTGTTACAGACGTCAGAGCAGTTCTTCCTGGAATTGGGGCCAGGGCAGGCGTTGGGGTCTTTTGTCAAGCAGCATCCAGCCTGCAAACCAGAGCAGCGGCAACTTATGGCTTCCATGCTGCCGCACGCTTATGATAATATGCCGGCACTTGCCTTTGCTTTGTCCACTTTAGGGCGAATGTGGCTAAGCGGCGTGGAAGTAGACTGGAACGGCTTCTACCAACACGAAACGCGCCAGCGCCTCTCTTTACCGACTTATCCCTTTGCCCGGCTGCGATACTGGATTGAGGCGAAAGAGGGCGTATCTTTCAATGCCACGGGTGCATCCTCTCCGCCGGCGGTCGCCACCAAGAAAAAAGCAGACCTGGCCGATTGGTTTTACAAACCCGTCTGGCGTATCACTGAACTGCCGCCCATGCCAGCGCAACGAAAAATACCCACCCGCTGGTTGTTCTTCGATGCCGGCAACGGGCTAGGTGAACAGTTAGCTGCACGTGTGGCGCAAAAGGGGTCAATAGCCATCCGCGTAATAGCCGGGGAGCAGTTTGCCCAATTGTCAGACACTTTGTTCTCGATCCGTCCCAACCAACCAGCCGATTACTTCTCTCTGATTCGCACCCTGCGAACACGTAACCAGGTGCCGGAGAAGATCGTCCACCTGTGGAACACATCCCCCGATCATCCCCCTACCCTGCAAGGCGCAGCCCGGTTTGCCGCGGCCCAACCGTATGGTTTTTACAGCTTGATCTACCTGACGCAAGCGCTAAGCGAGCAAAACATCAATGATCCACTGGAAATCGTGGCTGTTTCCGCCAATGCACAGCCCGTAATGGACACTGAAGCCCCTTACCCAGAGCGAGCCACCATACTAGGCGCCTGCCGGGCCATCTTGCAAGAAGGGTTGACCATGACATGCCGCACAATTGATATTGATGAGGCATCCCTGCGCGCCACCTTGCCCGAAACAGCAGCCGCATTGTTCGTCGAATTGACGGCCCCATCAACCGACCTGGAAACAGCCTATCGCCGCGGAATACGTTTCACTCGCGAGCACGAACCCGTGCGCCTGGAAAAACAATCCCACAGCGCGTTACGCCATAAAGGAACTTATCTTATAACGGGCGGCCTCGGTGGTGTCGGCTTGATTCTTTCCGAATATCTGTCCCAAACCTATCAAGCTAACCTGGTACTGGTGGGGCACTCCCCGCTGCCACCGCGGGAAAAGTGGGCGAGCTGGCTAGACTCCCACAATAAAACAGACGTCACAAGCCACCGCATTCGCCGCATCCAGGCGATTGAAGCAAAAGGGGGGCGCGTTCTCTTCGCACAGGCGGATGTAGGCAACAAAGCCCAGATGGAACAGGTGATAACGGAGGCTGTCGCCCAGTTTGGCAAAATCGATGGGGTGTTACATGCTGCCGGCATTTCCCATAGCCGCGCTTTCGACAGCATCCAACGAATCCGTCCCCGCCAATGCGAATGGCACTTCCAGCCTAAAATATACGGCCTCTACGTGCTAGACGAACTCCTGTCCAACCAGAAACTTGATTTCTTCATGCTCTTTTCGTCCCTCTCCTCCGTTTTAGGCGGATTGACCTTCACGGCCTACACAGCCGCCAACATCTTCATGGACGCCTTCACCTACCAGCACAACCGCACCGCGCAGACCAAATGGATAAGCGTCAACTGGGATACGTGGCGCGTGTCCGCAAACCAGCATGAAATACTAGGCAAAACCGTCGCGGAGTATGAAATGTCTCCAGCGGAAGGCGCGGAGGCCTTCGAAAGAATCCTGGCAAATCAAGTAGATACACACATTATCGAATCCACCGGCGATTTAGACGAAAGAATTCGCCAATGGATAAAACTGGAATCATTAAGGAGTGAGCAAACAACCACGGCATCCGGCTCCGCCCGCCCCAATCTCGGCACCGCCTATCAACCGGCCTCCAATGAATATGAAGAGAAGATTACCCAAGTATGGCAATCGCTATTAGGCATTGACAAAATTGGCATTCATGACAACTTCTTTGACCTCGGCGGCAACTCACTCATTGGTTTGCAGGTTATTGCCAGGCTGAAAAAAGTCCTTGACATGCAAATACCCGTTGTAGCTCTATTCGAGGCCCCCACAGTCAGCACGCTAGCCAGATACCTACAACCAGAACAAAGCGAACCAGAAGAAGATTCACGGCAACTTCGGTTAACAGAGCGGCGCAAACAAGCACGGGTCACGATAGGCGATTCGGACATAGCCATTATTGGCATGGCTGGCAAGTTTCCAGGCGCCAACGACGTGCAAACTTTCTGGGACAACCTGTGCAATGGCGTGGAATCGGTAACATTTTTCTCTGACGAAGAGCTAAAGGCCTCCGGCATTCCCGAAACGGTTCTGCAAGATGAACGTTATGTGAAAGCACGTCCAATTCTGTCGGATCCCGGCTTGTTCGATGCCTCCTTTTTCGGCTATAGCCCCCGCGAAGCGGAGCTGACCGACCCACAACATCGGCTCTTCTTAGAGTGCGCCTGGCAGGCGCTGGAAGTAGCAGGATATGATCCTCTGAATTACCCCGGCCTTATTAGCGTATATGGCGGCACCAACGTCAGCTTCTATGTACGCCAGATCATGAACGACCCCACCATTATGGCGACGCTGGGAGAGTATGAATCTTCGTACCAGCTTGCCGTTGGCAACGACATTGACTCACTAACCACAACCGTTTCCTACAAGCTGAACTTAAAAGGCCCAAGCCTTTCGGTACAAACATTCTGCTCCACCTCATTGGTCGGCACGCATCTGGCCTGCCAAAGCTTGTTGCAGGGTGAATGTGACATGGCATTGGCTGGCGGCGTCTCCGTGCGCGTGCCGGTCAAAGCCGGACACATCTATGTAAAAGGGGGTATGGAATCCCCGGACGGACACTGCCGCACTTTTGACGCTCAGGCTGATGGCACGCTATTTGGCGATGCCGTGGGCATTGTCGTCCTCAAACGCCTGGAAGACGCCCTGGACGATGGCGACGTCATTTATGGCGTCATCAAGGGCACGGCCATCAATAACGATGGACTAATGAAGGTTGGCTACACCGCCCCCGGCGTGGAAGGTCAAACAAACGTAATTGCCACGGCCCTGGAAAACGCCGGCTTATCCGCTGAAGCTATTGGCTATATTGAGGCCCACGGCACAGCTACCCAACTAGGCGATCCCATTGAGGTAACTGCCTTGAGTAAGGCGTTCCGGCTGACGACGGAAAAACGACAGTACTGCCCTATTGGTTCACTAAAGACAAACATGGGGCATCTTGATCGGGCGTCTGGTGTTGCCGGCTTAATCAAAACAACCTTGATTGTGAAAAACGGCCTCATTCCGCCCAGTTTGCATTTCGAGAAGCCCAACCCAGAGATTGATTTTGCCAACAGCCCCTTCTATGTCAACACAAAGCTAACAAAGTGGCCGCGCAATGGCACGCCCCGCCGTGCCGGGGTCAGCTCCTTAGGCATGGGCGGCACAAATGCCCACGTGATTGTGGAAGAACCACCACACCCGACCATTTCCGGCCCTTCCCGCCCCTGGCAGCTACTGCTGCTATCGGCTCGCTCCGAAACCGCCCTCGACAAAGCCACCGCAAACCTGGCCAGCTATCTCCGCCAAAACCCGGACACAAACTTGCCAGACATGGCTTTCACCTTACACGTTGGGCGACATCCATTTGAACACCGCCGCATGGTTGTCGTCAAAGACGGCAACGATGCGCTGGAAATGTTGGAATCCCTGAACCCACGTCGGCTTTTCTCTCACTACCAGCCGGCCATTAACCGCCAGATAATCTTCATGTTCCCTGGCGTGGGCGACCACTATCCACAAATGGGGCGTGACCTCTACGAAGGCGAACCCCTGTTTCGCGAAATCGTCGAGCAGTGCAGTCAGATTCTGTACCCTTACCTGGGGGCTGAATTGGTTGACCTGCTATACCCGCCACGGGAACCAGATGACCCTTCACCCAATGGCGACCACGGCTATGATTTGCGCGCCATGTTGCGCCGTAACGGGCAACAGACATCTGTAGCAGCGCAGCGGCTTTATGAAACCGCGCTGGCCCAGCCAGTCACCTTTGTGATCGAATATGCGTTGGCGCGTCTGCTAATGTCTTGGGGGATTCAGCCACAAGCATTGATTGGTTATAGCTTAGGCGAATATGTCGCCGCTTGCCTGGCGGGCGTGTTGTCGTTGGATGATGCGCTGCGACTCGTGGCGGAACGGGCGCAAATGATACAGAACTTACCCTCTGGCCAGATGCTGGCCGTATCGTTGCCCAAAGAACAGATTCAGTCATTCCTAAATGAAGAGATTTCGTTGGCGGCGCATGTGGGGAAAGGCACTTGCGTGCTGGCAGGCGCGCCTGAAGCCATCGCCCGACTGCAAACACAATTGGGTGAGCAAGAGATAGCCGTTCGCCTGCTGGACACCACACATGCGTTCCATTCCCACATGATGCTGCCCCTGACCGGACGGTTAACGGACCTGGTCAATATGGTCGCCTTAAACCCGCCCCGCATCCCTTATTTATCCAATGTTACCGGGACCTGGATCACCGAAGACCAGGCGACCAGTCCAGATTATTGGGCGCGACATATGTGCCAGCCTGTTGCGTTCTTTGATTCGCTGACGGTAGCGCTCAAGAACAAAGATACGGTTTTACTGGAAGTGGGACCGGGGCAGGCGTTGGCCTCTTTTGTCAAACAACATCCAGACTGTAGCCGCGAGCAACTCTCGCTGGTGCTGCCCACCATGCCCAATGCCTACAACCACCAATCATCACTGCCCTTTTTATTGGGTACTGTTGGGAAACTGTGGTTGTTGGGGATTGAGCCAAATTGGAGCCATTTCTACAACGAAGAAACGCGCCGCCGTCTGGCGTTACCTACTTACCCCTTTGATTACCACATGTATTGGCTGGAAGGACGTCCTCAAACAGGGCAGGTTGCCGCAACCCAAACGGAGCGACAACCCCTGGAAGATTGGTTCTACCTGCCCACATGGAATCAAACGCCTCCCCATGACGCGGCGGCGCCTGCGCCCGATGCCTGCTGGCTTTTGTTCACGGACGCGCATGACTTGGGAGATCAATTGGCCGGCTGGCTGCGGGCGCGACAACACCCCGTGATTATTGTTGAAGCCGGCGACGCTTTCGCGCAACTAGATGAGCGTCACTTTGTACTCCAACCAGCCGCGTTCACGGATTACGGGAAACTGATCGGCCATTTGATAGAGCAGCAACTCACGCCCACAAATATCGTTCACATGTGGGGAGTTACGACCGAAAGTTTGGATGCCATTGACGTCAACGCGGCGGGATTGACCTTGCAGCACAGTTTATACAGCCTGATAGGGCTGGCCAAAGCGATGGGCGAAATGGATCTGTCGTCCTACCAGTTGTCTGTGATTGTGTCGCACGCTTTCCGTGTAACCGGGAATGATGCCGTGTCTGCCATTCAGGCTGCCCTTGTTGGCCCCTGCAAGGTGATCCCTCAGGAATACCCGCGCGTTTCTTGCCGTCTAATAGATGTCGCCGTGGAAGAGCCGGGCAGTTGGCAAGCACAGGCATTGTTTAACAATCTGCTGGGCGAGCTGACGGCGGCAGACTTCTCTGATAGGACGGTGGCGCTGAGAAATGATCAACGGTGGGTGCAAGCTTTTGCCGGCATGAAACTCCCCCCCCTCCCAGCCAACAAACCATCAAGACTGCGACCGCACGGCGTTTACTTGATCACAGGTGGCTTGGGCGGGATTGGGTTGGCAATGGCCGAGTATCTGGCCCAGAAAGCGCGGGCGCGCCTGGTGTTGTTGGGGCGGTCTCCGCTGCCAGAGCGGTCCGCTTGGCCCGACATTCTGGCCGCCAAAGGTCATGAAAGCGGCATTGGGCGCAAAATTGCCCAAGTGCAGCATTTGGAAGCCTTGGGCGCCGAAGTCATGGTTATTGCCGCCGATGTCTCCAATGAAACCGAAATGGCAGGCGCCATGCAACAAATCTTAACCCGCTTTGGTGAGATTCACGGCATTGTTCATGCCGCCGGCTTGCCCGGCATCGGCATCATGCAAGTCAAAACAATGGCCGCCATCGCCACCGTACTGGCTCCCAAAGTTATGGGAACCCTGGTGCTGGAGCGCGTCTGCAAAGACCTTGACCTGGATTTTCTGGCTCTGTTTTCCTCTATCAGTTCGGTAACCGGCGGCGGTCCCGGTCAAGTTGATTACGCCGCGGCTAATGCGTTTCTGGATGCGTACGCCTGGCAGCAAGTGGGGCGGCGGCAAAAGACGCTTTCCATTGGTTGGAATGAGTGGCAGTGGAATGCCTGGCAAGAGGGATTAGAAGGGTTTGGCGCGGAGGTGCAGCAAGCTTTTCAGGCCAACCGGCAAAAATATGGTATTTCATTTAGCGAAGGGCAAGAGGCATTTGCGCGTGTGCTGGCGCGAGGAATGCCCCACGTCATTGTGTCGCCGCCAGATTTCCACGATGTCATAAAAGGCAGTCTGACGTTCACCGTAGAGACAATCCTAGAGATGGGGCGGCAGGAACGGCAAGCGCGGGCCAAATATCCTCGCCCCGCCTTGGGCACATCCTACGCCGCGCCACGAAACGAAATGGAGCGGACTATTGCCGCCGTATGGGAAGACATTTTGGGCATTTCCGAGATTGGCATTAACGACAACTTCTTTGACCTGGGCGGCAATTCGTTGGTGGGGATCGATCTGGCCAATCGCCTTAAAAAGGAGTTGAACATCGCCAAGATTCCCGCTCACGTTTTGTATGAAGCGCCTTCTATCGGGGAACTGGCCAAATACCTGGACCAGGATCGCGAAGAAAAGAACATCTCATTCACCGAACGACTGGAGCGCGGCGGCAAACGACGGCAGGCCGCTCAACGACGGGCACGCAAATAG